One window from the genome of Epinephelus fuscoguttatus linkage group LG3, E.fuscoguttatus.final_Chr_v1 encodes:
- the akap8l gene encoding A-kinase anchor protein 8-like, which yields MDSRGYGSGYSSWGGGGSGSRGSGGFDLYGGGYKDSMSGLGGYGGGGGGHMKRGLSGSSLLSSTGTHADAVIAKINQRLDMLTQLEGGLKGSRGDRYDHYESFDSRTSALSSSRDLYRSGGSSYGYGNGREDNMLLSQRGGSGFGGGIGLGGGGGFDSPSSSYGVAKMRQNMRESFSSGQGGGSGGGGWAGAGRRSPRRGGSAGGRGAGGGFGNRRSDPTPLGGGGRGSGSGGQSHRGHSPGGGRGKLPSLLSNRMYPESGGFHQGSTQGPHDFPGRHFGGGPRAGRQRGRKRPLNKQVKPQRDVQKKRKQTVTAADEPESKINKTESTGSEATQEQAEKNGDDSEPKTAAAETTPADGDKASPKQEEKKSPQGKQTPTPGQEKHPKMRKRRGFLERVMFACSVCKFRSFYKEEMETHLESRFHKDHFKFLSGQLSKPTTDFLQEYLQNKFKKTEQRVSQLENHSAAICQVYKEQDLTRELGMEHFMRKVEAAHCAACDLFIPMQPHLIQKHIKSPDHNYNRKGMMEQSKRASLSVARSILNHKLIGKKLESYLKGENPFTGNQDDQDQEDSMVMDVSEMELTGEIADSQTEAAAVKDEQVAEGETSQEAVAEGEEAAEAAAAEEEKMEEEPGMEGQEGGEGREGQEGEEQENPEEEEGFEVGEEEEEEEGYVVHDEIGEEGVQGELEEEEGLEAAEAEEEGLEAAEEEGLEAAEAEEEEGKNDE from the exons ATGGACAGCAGAGGATACGGTTCAG GTTACTCCAGTTGGGGTGGTGGTGGATCAGGTAGCAGAG GTTCTGGTGGCTTCGACCTGTATGGAGGAGGTTATAAGGACTCAATGTCCGGGCTTGGGGGctatggaggaggaggaggaggccacATGAAGAGAGGTCTCTCGGGATCATCCCTGCTCTCGTCCACAGGCACACATGCAGATGCAGTTATTGCCAAGATTAACCAGCGCCTCGACATGCTCACTCAGTTGGAGGGGGGGTTGAAAGGGTCTCGAGGTGACag GTATGACCACTACGAGTCATTCGACTCGCGcacctctgctctctcctcctcccgaGATCTCTACAGATCTGGCGGCAGTAGCTATGGTTATGGCAATGGCCGTGAGGACAACATGCTGTTGAGTCAGCGAGGAGGCTCGGGCTTCGGAGGGGGAATTGGGCtagggggaggaggaggcttTGACAGCCCCTCCTCTTCCTATGGAGTCGCTAAAATGCGACAGAATATGAGGGAGTCCTTCAGCAGTGGCCAGGGAGGAGGTTCTGGAGGTGGAGGATGGGCTGGAGCAGGCCGACGTTCCCCCAGAAGGGGTGGAAGTGCCGGGGGtcgaggagctggaggagggtTTGGAAACCGCAGGTCTGACCCCACTCCAttaggcggaggcgggcggggAAGTGGTAGTGGTGGCCAGTCCCACCGCGGCCACTCTCCAGGAGGTGGTAGAGGCAAGCTCCCATCCCTCCTGTCCAACCGCATGTACCCTGAGAGTGGGGGCTTCCACCAGGGTTCCACTCAAGGGCCTCACGACTTTCCTGGGAGGCATTTTGGAGGGGGCCCACGGGCTGGCCGCCAGCGAGGCCGCAAGAGACCCCTCAACAAA CAGGTGAAGCCACAGCGGGATGTCCAGAAGAAGAGAAAGCAGACGGTTACTGCAGCTGATGAGCCAGAGTCAAAGATTAACAAGACAGAGAGTACAGGGTCAGAGGCTACCCAAG AGCAAGCAGAGAAAAATGGTGATGACAGTGAACCAAAGACTGCAGCTGCG GAGACAACACCTGCAGATGGAGATAAAG CTTCACCcaaacaggaggaaaagaaaagtcCACAGGGCAAACAGACCCCAACCCCTGGTCAGGAGAAGCACCCAaaaatgaggaagaggaggggctTCCTGGAAAG ggtgATGTTTGCCTGCTCTGTTTGCAAGTTCCGTTCGTTCTATAAGGAGGAAATGGAAACTCACCTTGAGAGTCGCTTCCACAAGGACCACTTTAAGTTCCTCTCTGGCCAACTGTCAAAGCCCACTACAGACTTCCTACAG GAGTATTTGCAGAACAAATTTAAGAAGACAGAGCAGAGGGTCAGCCAGTTGGAAAACCACAGTGCTGCTATCTGCCAGGTGTACAAGGAGCAGGACCTCACCAGGG AGCTCGGTATGGAGCACTTCATGAGGAAGGTGGAAGCTGCCCACTGTGCAGCCTGTGACCTTTTCATTCCCATGCAGCCCCATCTGATACAGAAGCACATCAAGTCTCCAGACCACAACTACAACCGGAAG GGTATGATGGAGCAGTCCAAGAGGGCCAGTCTGTCAGTAGCACGTAGCATCCTCAACCACAAACTCATTGGCAAGAAGCTGGAGAGCTACCTCAAG GGTGAAAATCCATTCACTGGTAACCAAGACGACCAGGATCAAGAGGACTCTATGGTGATGGACGTGTCTGAGATGGAGTTAACCGGCGAGATAGCAGACAGCCAGACAGAGGCAGCGGCAGTCAAGGATGAGCAGGTGGCCGAGGGGGAGACGAGCCAAGAGGCGGTGGCTGAgggggaagaagcagcagaggcagcagcagcagaggaggaaaagatggaggaggagcCAGGAATGGAGGgacaggagggaggggagggacgGGAGGGACAGGAGGGAGAAGAGCAGGAGAACCCGGAAGAGGAGGAAGGTTTTGAagttggagaggaggaggaggaggaagagggataTGTGGTGCACGATGAGATTGGCGAGGAGGGAGTACAAGGTGAgctggaagaggaggaaggattGGAGGCTgcggaggcagaggaggaaggaTTGGAGGCTGCAGAGGAGGAAGGACTGGAGGCTGcagaggcggaggaggaggaaggcaaGAATGATGAATGA